The DNA window GACCTCTCCACCCCGTGCGAGGGGGTCAAGCGGCTCAAGCATCCGGTGGCGGGGATGCTGACGCTGGAGCCGTCCACCTTCGCCGTCGACGGGCGGCCCGATCTGAGCCTGGTTGTTTTCAATCCGGCCACGCCGCGGGACGCGGAACGGATCCGCAAGCTGGCCAGGGACCTCAAGCGGAGCCGCTAGGCGCCCAGCTCCTGCGCGAATTCGACCAGGTTGCCGTCTAGGTCGAAGATGTGGACGTAGCGGATGCCCAGGGCGGGCAGATGGCCCGGCTCGCAGGCGAAGCGGGCGCCCTTGGCTTGGAGGGCGGCGATCGTCGCGTCCAGGTCGGCGACTTGGAAGGCGTAGTGGGCGTAGCCGCGCGTCTTCATCTGCGCGTCGGGCTCCTGCCAGGCCAGGGGAGAGGCCTCCGATCCGTAGAGCTCGATGAGTTCCAGTCGGAAGCCGTCCCTTTGAAGCAGCGCCGCGCGCAGGTGGGGAAGCTCCAGCCGCCGCGCGGCTTGGGCCTGGAAGCCGAGCATCTCCCCGTACCAGCCGGCGGCGGCGTCCAGGTTGGAGACGGAGAGGGCGGCGTGGTGGTGGCGGGGCGGGCCGCCGAAGACGTCTGGGCTCATGCCGCCATTGCAGGCGCAGGCGGGCCGCCCGGCCAGCCGAAAACGCGGGGTGCCATTCCCGCCGCTCCTCCCGTCAAGGACGGCCTGGCGCGGGGCGGGCTAGCGTCGGCGGCAACGGATGAAAAAGACGCTCCTTCTCCCCCTCTTCCTGCTGGCGGTCCTGCCGGTTTCCGCGCAGCAGCTGATCAATAACCCCACCTTCCAGGGCGCGGCCCAGAACGACCTGGACATGGGCGGCCACGCGGTGACCAACGCGGCGGCCGATCCACGCGTGCCGCTCCTGGCGGCGGCGAACACCTTCACTCTGCCGCAGACGATTTCCGTTTCCCAGACGAACCTGGCTCCGGTCCTTCTCCTGCGCTCCACGCTGTCCGCGCCGGGGGCGGCGGACCTTTCTCCTGGGGCGCTGACCCTGACCTCCTCCTCCCTCACGAACGCGGCGGGGGGCCTCGACCTGGCGCTCGACTTTAAGAACGCGGCCGCGCCGGCGAACAGCCGCGTCTGGCGGCTGACCTCGCCGAACGACGGGAGCAAATCTTTCTTCTTCTCCCTCATGAACGATGCCCTGAGCGGAAGCGCCGCGTTCCTGGGCTTCCTGCGGGATGGGCTGTCCCCGGTGGCGTTGGCGGTGAATTCCCGCGTGGTGGTGGGGGGCGCGCTGACGGATGACGACGGGGGCACGGCCCTGCAGGTGCGCGGCAAGGCGCGCCTGGCCAATCTGCTTACCATTTCCCCCGACGCGGGCAGCACCAACGGGATCGTGATCGGCTCGAGCGATTCGACCGATTGGTCGATCCGGCGTTCGGGGGATGACCTGCGTATTTCTGT is part of the Verrucomicrobium sp. genome and encodes:
- a CDS encoding VOC family protein gives rise to the protein MSPDVFGGPPRHHHAALSVSNLDAAAGWYGEMLGFQAQAARRLELPHLRAALLQRDGFRLELIELYGSEASPLAWQEPDAQMKTRGYAHYAFQVADLDATIAALQAKGARFACEPGHLPALGIRYVHIFDLDGNLVEFAQELGA